In the genome of Kitasatospora cathayae, one region contains:
- a CDS encoding CHAT domain-containing protein, which yields MIGTARQIGDALFEAALPGEVAELYASTRRAAAARGRHLRLVLRLDDPQLAVLPWELMHSKEFGYLCLDHALVRRVEPAHSVAALKADSPLQVLAVAARAPDKPRLDVGRERNHLKRSLAALERGDLAHLRWVTAQDWTAMFAALTGGCHVFHFAGHGHYDEPRQEGALASANVSGEPADIHAEPLGKVIGEAAPRPQLVVLNGCETGSASDQAPFSSVAGALLRFVPAVVAMQFKVTDAAAIVFARFFHQALIALRRPIDVAVHQGRLAMLLEDDESLAWATPVLYVRDDQDIRLFDIERPQAHQEKAAEMLVVDEARLIAADAARRTRVTGTPALVQDRAAEPALGDFELLCPTARRGLVHLRRRNDTAGIPWDPPATVLPELEGAEAVGMVESDLGGGRGSLEVVARVGEELRFAWNGTREPDGWQLMAEPIAAGASGNPVLLQDRLGDPGDFELVCPAVGGGLLHLRRRNGVAGLPWSRPYAIARDLEVDAVCMVQSTFGGRDGRPGGNLELIARVGDSLEFFWKGPPPGFWRHLAFDPRHPLVTALAPSGGEPDPGTRRR from the coding sequence GTGATCGGCACCGCACGTCAGATCGGTGACGCGCTGTTCGAGGCGGCCCTCCCCGGCGAGGTAGCGGAGCTGTACGCCAGCACCCGGCGTGCCGCGGCGGCGCGGGGCCGGCACCTGAGGCTGGTGCTGCGCCTGGACGACCCGCAGCTGGCCGTGCTCCCCTGGGAGCTGATGCACAGCAAGGAGTTCGGATACCTGTGCCTGGACCACGCGCTGGTGCGCCGGGTCGAACCGGCCCACAGCGTGGCGGCGCTCAAGGCGGATTCGCCCCTGCAGGTGCTGGCGGTGGCCGCCCGGGCGCCGGACAAGCCCCGGCTGGACGTCGGCAGGGAACGCAACCACCTGAAGCGCAGCTTGGCGGCGCTGGAACGCGGGGACCTCGCCCACCTGCGCTGGGTGACCGCCCAGGACTGGACGGCGATGTTCGCCGCGCTGACCGGGGGCTGCCACGTCTTCCACTTCGCGGGCCACGGCCACTACGACGAACCCAGGCAGGAGGGTGCGCTGGCCTCCGCCAACGTCTCCGGAGAGCCGGCGGACATCCATGCCGAGCCCCTGGGCAAGGTCATCGGGGAAGCCGCCCCGAGGCCCCAGCTGGTGGTCCTGAACGGCTGCGAGACCGGTAGCGCGAGCGACCAGGCCCCCTTCTCAAGCGTCGCGGGAGCACTGCTGCGGTTCGTCCCGGCCGTGGTGGCCATGCAGTTCAAGGTCACCGACGCCGCGGCGATCGTCTTCGCCCGGTTCTTCCACCAGGCACTGATCGCGCTGCGCCGCCCGATCGACGTGGCCGTGCACCAGGGGCGGCTCGCCATGCTGCTGGAGGACGACGAAAGCCTCGCCTGGGCCACGCCGGTGCTCTACGTCCGCGATGACCAGGACATCCGGCTGTTCGACATCGAGCGACCGCAGGCCCACCAGGAGAAGGCCGCCGAGATGCTGGTGGTCGACGAGGCGCGGCTGATCGCGGCCGACGCGGCCCGCCGCACCCGGGTCACCGGCACACCCGCGCTGGTCCAGGACCGGGCGGCGGAGCCCGCGCTCGGGGACTTCGAGCTGCTCTGCCCGACCGCCCGCCGCGGTCTGGTCCACCTGCGGCGCAGGAACGACACGGCGGGCATTCCGTGGGATCCGCCGGCCACCGTCCTGCCGGAGCTCGAAGGGGCGGAGGCGGTGGGGATGGTGGAGAGCGACCTCGGTGGCGGGCGGGGCAGTCTGGAGGTGGTGGCACGGGTGGGGGAGGAGTTGCGGTTCGCGTGGAACGGGACGCGGGAGCCGGATGGCTGGCAGCTGATGGCGGAGCCGATCGCGGCCGGGGCGAGCGGCAACCCGGTGCTGCTGCAGGACCGGTTGGGGGATCCGGGGGACTTCGAGCTGGTGTGCCCGGCGGTCGGTGGCGGCCTGCTGCACCTGCGGCGCAGGAACGGCGTCGCCGGCCTGCCCTGGAGCCGGCCCTACGCGATCGCCCGGGACCTGGAGGTCGACGCCGTCTGCATGGTCCAGAGCACCTTCGGCGGCCGGGACGGTCGGCCGGGCGGCAACCTCGAACTCATCGCGCGGGTGGGCGACTCGCTGGAGTTCTTCTGGAAAGGGCCGCCGCCCGGCTTCTGGCGGCACCTCGCCTTCGATCCCCGGCACCCGCTGGTCACGGCCCTGGCACCGAGCGGCGGCGAACCGGATCCGGGAACCCGCCGACGCTGA
- a CDS encoding DUF885 domain-containing protein, giving the protein MPETPKSARRIADEYVAQVAALDPATSTRLGLHPEDHRQPDLSPEGFEALAELARRTLTALDTAVPVHTAAVPDPAADPADADCARLLRERLTAELAVHEAGDHFRELRNVNSPLHKVRGVFTMMPTDTAEHWAAVAGRLRNVPGALDGYRATLAEGITRGLLCAPRQARAAIAQLDAWTGRNGRPGGGASWFTGFVAAGPAPLRPELDAAAERATAAVAAFRDWLADTYLPAADGTPDAVGRERYLRSARWANGAEIDPAEAYAWAWEEFHRTAAEMRAEAERILPGAGVRATMDHLNAHGHAVEGEENVRAWLQQVMDEAIDALDGTHFDITGPMRRVESRIAPPGSSGTPYYNGPSLDFSRPGRTYLPALGRRSFPTWQLVSTWYHEGVPGHHLQTARWTACADRLSTYQITLGAVSANKEGWALYAERLMDELGFLTDPARRLGYLDKQMLRIIRVIVDIGMHLELAIPADSATSEWSSCPGERWTPALALEFMAAHHGSELPRRTSEIDRYLGWPGQAIGYKLGERAWLQGREAARRRQGADFDLRAWHTGVLAQGSLGLDDLAARLAEG; this is encoded by the coding sequence ATGCCCGAGACGCCGAAGTCCGCCCGCAGGATCGCCGATGAGTACGTCGCCCAGGTGGCGGCACTCGACCCGGCGACCTCGACCAGACTCGGCCTCCACCCCGAGGACCACCGGCAACCGGACCTGTCACCGGAGGGGTTCGAGGCGCTCGCCGAACTCGCCCGGCGGACGCTGACCGCACTCGACACCGCGGTGCCCGTGCACACCGCCGCAGTCCCCGACCCCGCCGCCGACCCCGCCGACGCGGACTGCGCCCGCCTGCTGCGCGAGCGGCTCACCGCCGAACTCGCCGTGCACGAGGCCGGGGACCACTTCCGCGAGCTGCGCAACGTCAACTCCCCCCTGCACAAGGTGCGGGGCGTCTTCACCATGATGCCCACCGACACCGCCGAGCACTGGGCCGCCGTCGCCGGGCGGCTGCGCAACGTCCCCGGCGCACTGGACGGTTACCGGGCCACGCTGGCCGAGGGCATCACCCGCGGGCTGCTCTGCGCGCCCCGGCAGGCCCGCGCGGCGATCGCCCAACTGGACGCCTGGACCGGCCGGAACGGCCGACCCGGCGGCGGGGCGAGCTGGTTCACCGGCTTCGTCGCGGCCGGTCCCGCCCCACTGCGACCCGAACTCGACGCCGCCGCCGAGCGCGCGACCGCCGCCGTCGCCGCCTTCCGGGACTGGCTGGCCGACACCTACCTGCCCGCCGCCGACGGCACCCCGGACGCCGTCGGCCGCGAGCGCTACCTGCGCTCCGCCCGCTGGGCCAACGGTGCCGAGATCGACCCGGCCGAGGCGTACGCCTGGGCCTGGGAGGAGTTCCACCGTACGGCCGCCGAGATGCGGGCCGAGGCGGAGCGCATCCTCCCCGGTGCCGGCGTCCGGGCCACCATGGACCACCTCAACGCCCACGGCCACGCCGTCGAGGGCGAGGAGAACGTCCGCGCCTGGTTGCAGCAGGTCATGGACGAGGCGATCGACGCCCTCGACGGCACCCACTTCGACATCACCGGCCCGATGCGCCGGGTGGAGTCCAGGATCGCGCCGCCGGGAAGCTCGGGCACGCCCTACTACAACGGCCCCAGCCTCGACTTCAGCCGCCCCGGCCGCACCTACCTGCCCGCGCTCGGCCGTCGGTCCTTCCCCACCTGGCAGCTCGTCAGCACCTGGTACCACGAGGGCGTCCCCGGCCACCACCTGCAGACCGCCCGCTGGACCGCCTGCGCCGACCGGCTCAGTACCTACCAGATCACCCTCGGCGCGGTGAGCGCCAACAAGGAGGGCTGGGCGCTGTACGCCGAGCGCCTGATGGACGAGCTGGGCTTCCTGACCGACCCCGCCCGGCGCCTGGGGTACCTGGACAAGCAGATGCTCCGGATCATCCGGGTGATCGTCGACATCGGCATGCACCTGGAACTCGCCATCCCGGCCGACTCGGCCACCAGCGAATGGAGCAGCTGCCCGGGCGAACGCTGGACCCCGGCCCTCGCCCTCGAGTTCATGGCCGCCCACCACGGCAGCGAGCTCCCGCGCCGCACCAGCGAGATCGACCGCTACCTCGGCTGGCCGGGCCAGGCCATCGGCTACAAGCTGGGCGAACGGGCCTGGCTGCAGGGCCGCGAGGCGGCCCGGCGCCGCCAGGGCGCCGACTTCGACCTCAGGGCCTGGCACACCGGCGTGCTCGCCCAGGGCTCCCTCGGCCTGGACGACCTGGCCGCCCGGCTCGCCGAGGGGTAG